One Spea bombifrons isolate aSpeBom1 chromosome 1, aSpeBom1.2.pri, whole genome shotgun sequence DNA window includes the following coding sequences:
- the LGI2 gene encoding leucine-rich repeat LGI family member 2, with translation MALPKEPLLFLILLGCTLHTVLPKRAVRCPSTCSCTKESVICVGSSSIPKSFPSDISSLSLVNGTFSEIKDRMFSHLPSLQLLLLNSNSFTVIRDDSFAGLFHLEYLFIEGNKVETISKYAFRGLRNLINLSLANNHIKTLPRDVFGDLDSLIELDLRGNMFECDCKAKWLFSWLKTTNSTVSDVVCAGPSEYQGKKLNEVASFNSECITTDFIDHQSLPYQSVSVDTFHYKNDVFVAIAQPSMENCMILEWDHIEMNFRIYDNITGQSIVGCKAILIDDQVFMVVAQLFGGSHIYKYDESWAKFTKFQDIEVSRISKPNDIELFRIDSETFFVIADSSKAGLTTVYKWNGKGFYSYQSLHEWFRDTDAELVEIDGKPYLILSSRSQVPLILQWNKNTKNFSPHSDIPNMEDVLAVKSFKMKAELYISLTRFIGDSKVMKWNGKQFVEIQALPSRGAMSLQPFSFKDRYYLALGSDYTFSQIYQWDAEKKIFEKFKEIYIQAPRSFTAVSTDRRDFVFASSFKGNTQILEHVIVDLSL, from the exons ATGGCTCTCCCTAAGGAACCGCTTCTGTTTCTCATCTTGCTTGGATGCACCCTACACACTGTACTGCCTAAAAGAGCCGTGAGATGCCCATCGACATGCAGCTGCACAAAAGAATCAGTCATTTGTGTCGGATCTTCGTCCATCCCAAAGAGCTTCCCCAGCGACATCAGCTCCTT AAGCCTGGTCAATGGGACGTTTTCTGAGATCAAGGACAGAATGTTTTCCCATCTGCCCTCCCTGCAGCTGCT CTTGCTGAATTCTAACTCATTTACTGTCATTCGAGACGATTCCTTTGCTGGTCTCTTTCACCTCGAATACCT atttattgaaggaaataaaGTAGAAACCATTTCTAAATATGCATTCAGAGGCCTTCGAAACTTAATCAATCT ctctttaGCCAATAACCACATCAAGACTTTGCCAAGAGACGTCTTCGGTGATTTAGATTCCCTCATTGAATT ggatttgagaggtaaCATGTTTGAATGCGACTGCAAAGCAAAATGGCTGTTTTCCTGGCTGAAGACTACAAATTCCACGGTTTCTGACGTGGTCTGTGCTGGACCTTCTGAATATCAAGGCAAAAAGCTAAATGAAGTGGCTAGTTTCAATTCCGAATGTATAACAACAG ACTTCATCGACCATCAGAGCTTGCCGTATCAGTCCGTTTCAGTGGATACATTTCACtataaaaatgatgtatttgtGGCGATTGCTCAGCCAAGTATGGAAAACTGCATGATTCTAGAATGGGATCACATTGAAATGAACTTCAGAATCTATGACAACATCACAG GTCAGTCAATTGTTGGATGTAAAGCTATCCTGATAGATGACCAAGTGTTTATGGTGGTGGCCCAACTCTTTGGCGGTTCTCACATTTACAAGTATGATGAAAGCTGGGCCAAATTCACCAAGTTCCAGGACATAGAGGTCTCAAGGATATCGAAACCAAATGACATTGAGCTGTTCCGGATTGATagtgaaacattttttgttattgcagACAGCTCAAAAGCTGGTCTGACTACAGTGTACAAATGGAATGGGAAGGGCTTCTACTCATACCAGTCACTTCATGAATGGTTTAGAGATACGGATGCTGAACTAGTTGAAATAGACGGAAAGCCCTATCTTATCTTATCCAGTAGATCTCAAGTACCTCTAATCCTGCAGTGGAATAAGAACACAAAGAACTTCAGCCCTCACAGTGACATTCCAAACATGGAAGATGTTCTTGCGGtgaaaagttttaaaatgaaagctGAGCTCTACATCTCACTGACCAGATTTATCGGTGACTCAAAAGTCATGAAATGGAATGGAAAGCAATTTGTGGAGATCCAGGCTCTTCCATCTCGTGGTGCTATGTCCTTGCAACCATTTTCCTTTAAGGATAGGTACTACCTAGCATTGGGAAGCGATTACACTTTTTCACAGATATACCAATGGGATGCAGAGAAGAAGATCTTtgaaaaatttaaagaaatctACATCCAAGCTCCTCGCTCCTTTACTGCTGTGTCCACTGACCGTAGGGATTTTGTATTTGCATCCAGCTTTAAAGGAAATACACAAATACTTGAGCATGTAATTGTCGACTTGAGTTTGTGA